The proteins below come from a single Cannabis sativa cultivar Pink pepper isolate KNU-18-1 chromosome 3, ASM2916894v1, whole genome shotgun sequence genomic window:
- the LOC115711192 gene encoding gamma carbonic anhydrase-like 2, mitochondrial codes for MAALARFSKKALTTLSSQQNILHRGLATEAGKAVNPSADRVQWDYRGQRKIIPLGQWLPKVAVDAYVAPNVVLAGQVTVCDGASVWPGSVLRGDLNKITVGFCSNVQERSVIHAAWSSPTGLPAETFIERFVTIGAYSLLRSCTIEPECIIGQHSILMEGSLVETHSILEAGSVVPPGRRIPTGELWAGNPARFVRTLSHEETLEIPKLAVAINDLSKEHFMEFLPYSTAYLEVEKFKKSLGITI; via the exons ATGGCGGCTCTAGCTCGATTCTCTAAGAAGGCTTTAACCACTCTCTCGTCTCAGCAGAATATCCTTCATCGTGGGCTCGCCACTGAGGCTGGGAAGGCCGTAAATCCATCGGCCGATCGAGTCCAATGGGACTACCGAGGTCAGAGGAAGATCATCCCGCTTGGGCAGTGGCTCCCAAAGGTGGCCGTGGACGCCTATGTTGCGCCAAATGTAGTTTTAGCCGGACAGGTTACCGTCTGCGATGGTGCTTCAGTCTGGCCCGGTTCGGTCCTACGAGGCGATCTCAACAAGATCACCGTTGGATTCTGCTCCAATGTTCAGGAACGAAGCGTCATTCATGCCGCTTGGTCTTCGCCTACAG GCCTTCCAGCAGAGACATTTATTGAGAGGTTTGTGACAATCGGTGCATACAGTCTCTTGCGTTCTTGCACAATTGAACCGGAGTGCATTATTGGGCAGCACTCTATTCTCATGGAAGGTTCGTTGGTGGAGACTCACTCTATCTTGGAGGCTGGATCCGTGGTTCCCCCAGGGAGACGAATTCCAACTGGCGAACTTTGGGCTGGAAATCCTGCAAGGTTTGTCCGAACTCTTTCCCATGAAGAAACCTTAGAGATCCCAAAACTTGCTGTAGCAATCAATGATCTGAGCAAAGAACATTTCATGGAGTTCCTTCCTTACTCCACAGCATATTTGGAGGTTGAAAAGTTTAAGAAGTCATTGGGCATCACTATTTGA